One genomic region from Conexibacter woesei DSM 14684 encodes:
- a CDS encoding PadR family transcriptional regulator has product MTQAQRVHGGAPRDRRRLLNQVAALALLLEAPCHGYKLYRRFVDLIGIEAAPRKQSIYDVIDQLAADGLVAGEREELPSSERQPRTTYLVTPAGRRLVAEVVEHGFSRGETRAEFRVRLRCAGSVRDYGLLRRALEARRLKLLSQQRELPPPRSDLPTEPVVLARRLLDKQLAMELESELEWVEWALAMVTAAEGDRAAR; this is encoded by the coding sequence GTGACACAAGCGCAGCGTGTGCATGGTGGGGCACCGCGCGATCGGCGTCGGCTGCTGAACCAGGTCGCGGCTCTTGCTCTGTTGCTCGAGGCGCCGTGTCACGGCTACAAGCTCTACAGACGTTTCGTTGACTTGATAGGTATCGAGGCAGCCCCTCGGAAGCAGTCGATTTACGACGTGATCGACCAGCTCGCGGCGGACGGTCTCGTAGCGGGAGAGCGTGAGGAGCTGCCCAGCTCTGAGCGCCAGCCTCGCACGACCTATCTGGTGACTCCAGCTGGCCGCCGGCTCGTCGCCGAGGTGGTCGAGCACGGCTTCAGTCGCGGTGAAACGCGAGCGGAGTTCCGCGTCCGGCTGCGCTGCGCTGGGTCTGTGCGCGACTACGGTCTGCTGCGCAGGGCGCTCGAAGCGCGCCGGCTGAAGCTGCTGAGTCAGCAGAGAGAGCTGCCACCTCCTCGGAGCGATCTTCCGACCGAGCCGGTCGTGCTGGCTCGACGGCTGCTGGACAAGCAGCTCGCGATGGAGCTGGAGAGCGAGCTGGAATGGGTCGAGTGGGCGCTCGCGATGGTGACGGCCGCCGAGGGCGATCGGGCCGCGAGGTGA
- a CDS encoding ATP-binding cassette domain-containing protein encodes MPPLLVAENVTKRHARGPRSVLALHAVSLTIDGGEFVAIRGLEPHGRKALTLVLAGLAPPDSGEVRFDGLDVYRHRRSLVPSEIAVCWDRFPPSGGTTLLAHIALPLRLGGATRAEANTGAREALERVAAERVAGSHPHDVEPDMLVRAAVARAIVRRPRLVLANDLTTAVDLIERDALMALLRSLSTDQGTAVVLMASHLVPGPDRALEIYGGAVHGETHPSERPHAEVFPLRRAQR; translated from the coding sequence ATGCCGCCGCTCCTGGTCGCCGAGAACGTCACCAAACGGCATGCGCGCGGGCCGCGCAGCGTGCTGGCGCTTCATGCTGTCTCGCTGACGATCGACGGCGGGGAGTTCGTCGCGATTCGGGGTCTGGAGCCGCACGGCCGCAAGGCACTGACGCTCGTGCTCGCCGGCCTCGCACCGCCCGACAGCGGCGAAGTCCGGTTCGACGGCCTCGACGTCTACCGCCACCGGCGCTCGCTCGTGCCGAGTGAGATCGCCGTCTGCTGGGACCGTTTCCCTCCCAGCGGCGGCACGACGCTGCTCGCGCACATCGCTCTCCCGCTCCGTCTCGGTGGGGCGACGCGCGCGGAGGCGAACACCGGCGCACGCGAAGCATTGGAGCGGGTTGCTGCTGAGCGCGTCGCCGGTTCGCACCCGCACGATGTCGAGCCCGACATGCTCGTACGAGCAGCAGTCGCACGAGCGATCGTTCGCAGACCGCGCCTCGTGCTCGCCAACGACCTCACGACCGCTGTGGACCTGATCGAACGGGATGCGCTGATGGCACTGCTGCGGTCATTGAGCACCGACCAGGGCACCGCCGTTGTGTTGATGGCGTCCCATCTCGTGCCCGGTCCCGATCGCGCACTGGAGATCTACGGGGGCGCGGTCCACGGCGAAACGCACCCGTCCGAGCGCCCGCATGCCGAAGTGTTCCCGCTGCGTCGAGCGCAACGGTGA
- a CDS encoding ABC transporter ATP-binding protein — translation MSAKRLELRAVVKHYDTGAEIVRAVNGVSFTIAAGETVVLSGPSGSGKSTILKLAGGVTTPDSGSVLLDDRPLPNGTARAGALFRRREVGFITQKPRLTPATSALENALMKLMLDGVPRAEARERATRMLEDVGLGDRLSHTPARLSGGEQQRVTIVRALLNNPPLILADEPTAHLDTTTGQQIVTLLSDHARRHGAALLLVSHDERAERAADRVLHLRDGCLAA, via the coding sequence GTGAGCGCCAAGCGGCTGGAACTGCGCGCCGTCGTCAAGCACTACGACACGGGCGCGGAGATCGTCCGCGCGGTCAACGGCGTCTCGTTCACGATCGCTGCGGGCGAGACGGTCGTGCTCTCGGGACCGAGCGGGTCGGGCAAGAGCACGATCCTCAAGCTCGCCGGGGGCGTGACGACGCCTGATTCTGGAAGCGTGCTGCTCGACGACCGGCCGCTGCCGAACGGGACCGCTCGAGCCGGCGCGCTGTTCCGCCGCCGCGAGGTCGGGTTCATCACGCAGAAGCCGCGTTTGACGCCAGCGACCAGCGCGCTCGAAAACGCGCTCATGAAGCTCATGCTCGACGGGGTTCCACGTGCCGAAGCGCGCGAGCGCGCGACGCGGATGCTTGAGGACGTGGGGCTTGGCGACCGTCTTTCGCATACCCCGGCCCGCCTCTCCGGCGGAGAGCAACAGCGCGTCACGATCGTGCGCGCACTGCTCAACAACCCGCCGCTCATCCTCGCCGACGAGCCGACCGCCCACCTCGACACCACCACCGGCCAGCAGATCGTCACGTTGCTGTCCGACCACGCTCGACGCCATGGCGCCGCGCTCCTTCTCGTCTCTCACGACGAACGCGCAGAGCGCGCCGCTGACCGCGTTCTGCATCTTCGCGATGGCTGCCTTGCCGCCTGA
- a CDS encoding ABC transporter permease yields MAPRSFSSLTTNAQSAPLTAFCIFAMAALPPEKPPARRTSSMRPYGYFDLTLARLRAHPFHELLAATGIAIGVALALAVLTANSSVSRSSEEIVRGVTGAATLQVQARSGNGVPAEDLLPRVRAIPGVERAAALLEQHAVLVGPSGTQSVNVVAVDADLAALSGQLTRSFAAGALSLTRGVVLPKATATAIGIPTSDAGTQAGLPAVRIELRGHAATVPVALVVGPDTLGPVADARAAVMSVPQLRAISALPDRISRILVQTEPGRERAVRAQLERLAGGRLTVADVNAEPRMLDEALKPTGQATSFFAIVAALLGFLLAFNAVLLSAPERRRWLADLITINGASPRTVVALVLVQSLLLGVVGSAIGVVLGLVLATGLLHESPDYLAPAFTLGSRTVISPVPLLVSVSAGLLACVLASAPLLLDLRPGRSLESVYDSDEDPGQALARGTTLRLLVAAAALIVGALAILAFLPSAALVACGLFAVATVFAVPATFLAIVAGASAIERRSPRLVMLSVAVRELRATTLRSLALAATGAVAVFGAVAIGGARQDLLRGIEAYTDDYVGTADLWIIHARDNQATNAFPINRADLDRLAAVPGVRAVRSYYGGFLDIGDRRVWVIARPSSDRALVPPSQMRDGTAARADARIRSGGWASISEQLASTLDTKVGDTITLPTPTGPRRLKVASTTSNLGWSPGAVVMNAADYRAWWDTDDPSALQVDLAAGATAQTVARTLTEELADMRSGLHVQTAEQRRDGIVTSARSGLARLGQISTLLLISACLAMAAALGAAIWQRRPRLAEDALLGVLPIERWRALLIESALVVGAGCLTGAVVGVLGQIVIDRYLVDITGFPVDIVIATWPALVTFTLVLASAMVVVAIPGWFAARVSAERAFDL; encoded by the coding sequence ATGGCGCCGCGCTCCTTCTCGTCTCTCACGACGAACGCGCAGAGCGCGCCGCTGACCGCGTTCTGCATCTTCGCGATGGCTGCCTTGCCGCCTGAGAAGCCGCCGGCTCGCCGCACCAGCAGCATGCGGCCGTACGGCTACTTCGACCTCACGTTGGCGCGGCTGCGCGCGCATCCGTTCCACGAGCTGTTGGCGGCGACGGGCATTGCGATCGGTGTCGCGCTCGCGCTCGCGGTCCTGACGGCGAACTCCAGCGTCAGCCGCTCCAGTGAAGAGATCGTCCGTGGAGTGACCGGTGCCGCGACGTTGCAGGTGCAGGCACGGTCAGGCAACGGCGTACCCGCCGAAGACCTGCTGCCGAGAGTTCGTGCGATCCCCGGGGTCGAGCGCGCCGCCGCGCTGCTGGAGCAACATGCCGTCCTCGTCGGCCCGTCGGGCACCCAGAGTGTCAACGTCGTCGCCGTCGACGCCGACCTTGCCGCCCTGTCAGGCCAACTGACACGGTCATTCGCGGCCGGGGCGCTCTCGCTCACCCGAGGCGTGGTGCTGCCGAAGGCGACCGCGACCGCGATCGGCATCCCGACGAGTGACGCGGGCACCCAAGCCGGCCTTCCAGCGGTTCGGATCGAGCTGCGCGGGCACGCCGCAACCGTGCCGGTGGCGCTCGTCGTCGGCCCAGACACGCTGGGGCCTGTCGCGGACGCGCGCGCCGCCGTGATGTCGGTGCCGCAGCTTCGCGCGATCTCCGCGCTGCCCGACCGCATCTCCCGCATCCTCGTCCAGACCGAACCCGGCCGCGAGCGTGCGGTGCGCGCGCAATTGGAGCGACTCGCCGGCGGGCGGTTGACGGTCGCCGATGTCAACGCCGAGCCGCGGATGCTCGACGAGGCGTTGAAGCCCACCGGCCAGGCGACATCGTTCTTCGCGATCGTCGCCGCCCTGCTCGGGTTTCTGCTCGCGTTCAACGCCGTTCTGCTCAGCGCTCCTGAACGGCGCCGGTGGCTCGCCGACCTCATCACGATCAACGGCGCCTCGCCCCGTACAGTCGTGGCGCTCGTCCTCGTGCAGAGTCTTCTGCTGGGCGTCGTGGGCAGCGCGATCGGCGTCGTCCTCGGCCTCGTGTTGGCGACGGGACTGCTCCACGAATCGCCTGACTATCTCGCTCCGGCATTCACGCTGGGCTCGCGCACCGTCATCTCGCCCGTCCCGCTTCTCGTGAGCGTCAGCGCCGGATTGCTCGCGTGTGTGCTCGCTTCCGCTCCGCTGCTGCTCGACCTTCGTCCCGGACGGTCGCTTGAGAGCGTCTATGACAGCGACGAGGATCCTGGACAGGCGCTCGCGCGCGGTACGACGCTGCGCCTGCTGGTCGCAGCCGCAGCGCTCATCGTCGGCGCGCTGGCGATCCTCGCCTTCCTGCCCTCTGCAGCGCTCGTCGCGTGCGGCCTGTTCGCGGTCGCGACCGTCTTCGCCGTGCCCGCCACGTTCCTAGCGATCGTCGCGGGCGCGTCGGCGATCGAGCGGCGAAGTCCCCGCCTCGTGATGCTCTCAGTCGCGGTACGGGAGCTGCGCGCCACGACACTGCGCTCCCTCGCACTTGCCGCGACCGGTGCGGTCGCAGTCTTCGGCGCGGTCGCGATCGGCGGCGCACGGCAAGATCTGCTGCGCGGCATCGAGGCGTACACGGACGACTACGTCGGCACGGCCGACCTGTGGATCATCCACGCCAGAGACAACCAGGCGACCAACGCGTTTCCGATCAACCGCGCGGACCTCGACAGACTGGCAGCCGTGCCGGGCGTCCGAGCAGTTCGCAGCTACTACGGGGGCTTCCTCGACATCGGCGACCGGCGCGTCTGGGTCATCGCCCGACCATCCTCCGACCGCGCGCTCGTCCCACCCAGCCAGATGCGCGACGGCACAGCCGCGCGCGCCGACGCCCGCATCCGCTCCGGCGGCTGGGCCAGCATCTCCGAACAGCTCGCCTCCACGCTCGACACGAAGGTCGGCGACACGATCACGCTCCCGACCCCAACCGGACCGCGTCGCTTGAAGGTCGCCTCGACGACCAGCAACCTCGGCTGGAGTCCGGGCGCGGTCGTCATGAACGCCGCCGACTACCGCGCGTGGTGGGACACCGACGATCCCAGCGCACTCCAAGTCGACCTCGCCGCTGGCGCCACCGCTCAGACCGTCGCCCGCACGCTCACCGAGGAACTTGCCGACATGCGCTCGGGCCTGCACGTTCAGACCGCCGAGCAGCGACGCGACGGGATCGTCACCTCAGCGCGAAGCGGCCTGGCCCGCCTCGGCCAGATCTCGACCCTGCTGCTCATCTCCGCATGTCTCGCAATGGCAGCCGCGCTCGGCGCCGCGATCTGGCAACGCCGCCCACGCCTCGCCGAGGACGCGCTTCTCGGCGTCCTCCCGATCGAGCGATGGCGGGCGTTGCTGATCGAATCCGCACTGGTCGTCGGCGCTGGTTGCCTCACGGGCGCCGTCGTCGGCGTCCTGGGCCAGATCGTGATCGACCGCTACCTCGTCGACATCACCGGCTTCCCGGTCGACATCGTCATCGCCACCTGGCCCGCGTTGGTGACGTTCACGCTCGTGCTCGCGTCCGCGATGGTCGTCGTCGCGATCCCCGGGTGGTTCGCCGCCCGCGTCAGCGCGGAACGGGCGTTCGACCTCTAG
- a CDS encoding DUF2600 family protein, whose translation METGRMPPAPAASPRSALRALAAANARYWPTVAPIVRRELRHWTQRAEVIPTARWRTIAREKIASEKFNAEVAATLATLAPFHLRRTVVRAIVAVEVMYDYLDGASEHASVTGAGDHLYDAFPAVLGNLTITTQHLYQGLTHDDGGYLDLLVTTSRAAFLRLPAAATVAPAALHAATRCAEAQTHTHLIAHHGTEPVRRWSTPAADELDLEWWEYAAGGAASVLAVHALIAAAADDRTTPATAAAIGHAYLLTCTLSTLLDSLVDRDRDRHENGHSYISYYANEDAAATRLATIARRAATATGRLPNGAHHLMTVAGVAGYYLSDPGARQPPARTTTARVKAELTPTLTPILAIFGTWRAAKRVRDAIGSGA comes from the coding sequence GTGGAGACTGGGCGCATGCCCCCAGCTCCAGCCGCATCCCCACGATCAGCGCTGCGCGCGCTCGCCGCCGCCAATGCCCGCTACTGGCCAACCGTCGCACCGATCGTTCGCCGCGAACTCCGTCACTGGACCCAGCGAGCGGAGGTGATCCCAACCGCGAGATGGCGCACGATCGCACGCGAGAAGATCGCGTCCGAGAAGTTCAACGCCGAGGTCGCCGCCACCCTCGCGACGCTCGCCCCCTTTCACCTCCGCCGGACCGTCGTGAGAGCGATCGTCGCGGTCGAAGTCATGTACGACTACCTCGACGGCGCCAGCGAGCACGCCAGCGTGACCGGCGCAGGCGACCACCTCTACGACGCGTTCCCGGCCGTGCTCGGCAACCTGACCATCACGACCCAGCACCTTTACCAAGGGCTGACCCACGATGACGGCGGCTACCTCGACCTGCTCGTGACCACCAGCCGCGCCGCGTTTCTGCGACTGCCCGCCGCCGCCACCGTCGCTCCGGCCGCGCTCCACGCAGCCACGCGGTGCGCCGAGGCACAAACACACACCCACCTGATCGCCCACCACGGGACCGAACCGGTGCGGCGCTGGAGCACCCCAGCAGCCGACGAACTCGACCTCGAATGGTGGGAGTACGCGGCCGGCGGCGCCGCGTCCGTGCTCGCCGTACATGCGCTCATCGCCGCTGCTGCCGACGACCGCACCACACCCGCGACCGCAGCAGCGATCGGCCACGCCTACCTGCTCACATGCACCCTCTCAACGCTCCTCGACAGCCTCGTCGACCGCGACCGCGACCGCCACGAGAACGGGCACTCATACATCTCCTACTACGCCAACGAAGACGCCGCGGCCACCCGCCTCGCGACCATCGCCCGACGCGCCGCGACTGCCACGGGCCGGCTCCCGAACGGCGCACACCACTTGATGACAGTGGCCGGCGTCGCCGGCTACTACCTCTCCGACCCCGGTGCGCGACAGCCACCCGCACGCACAACGACAGCGCGCGTGAAAGCCGAGCTGACACCGACCCTCACACCCATCCTCGCGATCTTCGGCACCTGGCGGGCCGCCAAGCGCGTGCGCGACGCGATCGGCAGCGGGGCATAG
- the lexA gene encoding transcriptional repressor LexA, with translation MVDLTKRQQEIFEFIKQYSSRHGYPPTVRDIGKAVGLASSSTVHAHLANLEKVGLLRRDPSKPRAIELLDKAVDGIKSIVKPAGLPLVGQVQAGQPVLAEEEIEDYIETPAVAGGAEGEYLLRVRGESMKDAGILPDDLVVVRRQETARDGEIVVALVGEEATVKRFFQETDHIRLQPENSAMEPIRTKEVQILGKVIGLMRSM, from the coding sequence ATGGTGGACCTCACGAAGCGCCAGCAGGAGATCTTCGAGTTCATCAAGCAGTACTCGTCGCGGCACGGCTACCCGCCCACGGTGCGTGACATCGGCAAGGCGGTCGGACTCGCGTCGTCCTCGACGGTGCATGCGCACCTGGCCAACCTCGAGAAGGTCGGGCTGCTGCGGCGGGATCCGTCGAAGCCGCGTGCGATCGAGCTGCTCGACAAGGCGGTCGACGGGATCAAGAGCATCGTCAAGCCCGCCGGCCTGCCGCTCGTCGGCCAGGTCCAGGCCGGTCAGCCGGTGCTCGCCGAGGAGGAGATCGAGGACTACATCGAGACGCCGGCCGTTGCGGGCGGCGCGGAGGGCGAGTACCTCCTGCGCGTGCGCGGCGAGTCGATGAAGGACGCCGGCATCCTGCCCGACGACCTCGTGGTCGTGCGCAGACAGGAGACGGCACGTGACGGCGAGATCGTCGTCGCCTTGGTCGGAGAGGAGGCCACCGTGAAGCGCTTCTTCCAGGAGACGGACCACATCCGTCTGCAGCCGGAGAACTCCGCGATGGAGCCGATCCGCACCAAGGAGGTGCAGATCCTCGGGAAGGTCATCGGCCTCATGCGGAGTATGTGA
- a CDS encoding phosphotransferase: MTDDRSGTPLDDGWDSQATLVDGRWIDRTPRRAEVTPRLRAEVRLLGWLAPRLPLAVPRPFVVGEQPLVVRHALVPGEPAPELTAAHGRELGAFLHALHASDAAEAVEHDAPGPAAALAERRAELERMRTVVLLLLPAARRGDGDALLDAIAQLPAAALVHGDLGPEHVLVQDGRLSGVIDWSDAHVGDPAIDLAWTLHGATSAFASALAERYGVDAELRARALLWHRLGPWYEVLHGVETAAPETVASGVDGVLARL; encoded by the coding sequence ATGACCGACGACCGCTCCGGCACGCCGCTCGACGACGGATGGGACAGCCAGGCGACGCTCGTCGACGGGCGCTGGATCGACCGCACGCCGCGGCGCGCGGAGGTCACGCCGCGACTGCGCGCCGAGGTGCGCCTGCTGGGCTGGCTCGCGCCGCGGCTGCCGCTGGCGGTGCCGCGCCCGTTCGTCGTCGGCGAGCAGCCGCTCGTCGTGCGGCACGCGCTCGTTCCGGGCGAGCCGGCGCCGGAGCTGACAGCCGCACACGGGCGCGAGCTGGGAGCGTTCCTGCATGCGCTGCACGCCAGCGACGCGGCGGAGGCGGTGGAGCACGACGCCCCCGGGCCGGCCGCCGCGCTCGCCGAACGGCGGGCGGAGCTGGAGCGGATGCGCACCGTGGTGCTCCTGCTGCTGCCGGCCGCGCGGCGCGGCGACGGCGACGCGCTGCTCGACGCGATCGCGCAGCTGCCGGCCGCGGCGCTCGTCCACGGCGACCTCGGCCCGGAGCACGTGCTCGTCCAGGACGGGCGGCTGAGCGGCGTGATCGACTGGTCCGACGCGCACGTCGGCGATCCCGCGATCGACCTTGCATGGACGTTGCACGGTGCAACCTCGGCGTTCGCGTCCGCGCTCGCCGAGCGCTACGGCGTCGACGCCGAGCTGCGCGCCCGTGCGCTGCTGTGGCACCGGCTCGGGCCGTGGTACGAGGTCCTGCACGGCGTCGAGACGGCGGCGCCGGAGACGGTCGCATCAGGGGTCGACGGGGTGCTGGCGCGCCTGTGA
- a CDS encoding sulfurtransferase — protein MDPLVSTDWLAARLEEPRLRVVDCRFALGDPAAGRRAYAAGHIPGAAFLDLDADLSDPPGAPGPAGTGPLGGRHPLPALERFAAAARRAGIGSGTTVVAYDDAMSGGAARLWWLLRHCGFDDVAVLDGGIAAWSGALHAGEEPTPPPGDFAPDPAHLRDDVVTAEQLVRDRALPPAERGFLVLDARAPERFRGEQEPVDPVAGHIPGARSVPLAAAFPPPAEVLGERDRTLVASCGSGVTACALLLGLAAAGREDAKLYAGSWSDWVARDLPIETGPGSTDETAG, from the coding sequence ATGGACCCGCTCGTCTCAACGGACTGGCTCGCCGCGCGGCTGGAGGAGCCGCGGCTGCGCGTCGTCGACTGCCGCTTCGCGCTCGGCGACCCGGCCGCCGGCCGGCGCGCGTACGCGGCCGGCCACATCCCGGGCGCCGCCTTCCTCGACCTCGACGCGGACCTCTCCGATCCGCCGGGAGCGCCCGGCCCCGCCGGCACGGGCCCACTCGGCGGCCGCCATCCGCTGCCCGCGCTCGAGCGCTTCGCCGCCGCCGCACGGCGCGCCGGGATCGGCAGCGGCACGACCGTCGTCGCCTACGACGACGCGATGAGCGGCGGCGCCGCCCGCCTCTGGTGGCTGCTGCGCCACTGCGGCTTCGACGACGTCGCCGTCCTCGACGGCGGGATCGCCGCCTGGAGCGGCGCGCTGCACGCCGGCGAGGAGCCGACGCCGCCACCCGGCGACTTCGCCCCGGATCCGGCCCACCTGCGCGACGACGTCGTCACCGCCGAGCAGCTCGTCCGCGACCGTGCGCTGCCTCCCGCCGAGCGCGGGTTCCTCGTGCTCGACGCACGGGCGCCGGAGCGCTTCCGCGGCGAGCAGGAGCCGGTCGACCCCGTCGCCGGGCACATCCCGGGCGCGCGCAGCGTGCCGCTCGCCGCCGCCTTCCCGCCGCCGGCCGAGGTGCTCGGCGAGCGCGACCGCACGCTCGTCGCCTCCTGCGGCTCGGGCGTGACCGCGTGCGCGCTGCTGCTGGGCCTCGCCGCCGCCGGGCGCGAGGACGCGAAGCTGTACGCCGGCTCGTGGAGCGACTGGGTCGCGCGCGACCTGCCGATCGAGACCGGCCCGGGCTCAACAGACGAGACAGCGGGGTAG
- a CDS encoding HD-GYP domain-containing protein, which yields MTEELEQLREELDRLRGELALREQEAEERAQELRRYAERLRRASEREHLRALELRRSYEATVRALADAVEARDAYTGKHAERVAAYGLALARACGMRVDEPHIEFGFLLHDIGKVAISDSILHKPGMLTVPERDAMRQHPVIGDEIVSGIDFLSEARHVVRSHHERWDGTGYPDRLARDEIPLAARVFAVADTFDALTSDRPYRAAASFASARAVIADAAGTQFDPDVAAAFAALDDEALDQIRITLA from the coding sequence ATGACTGAAGAGCTGGAGCAGCTGCGCGAGGAGCTCGACCGCCTTCGTGGCGAGCTGGCGCTGCGCGAGCAGGAGGCCGAGGAGCGCGCGCAGGAGCTGCGCCGCTACGCCGAACGGCTGCGGCGCGCGTCCGAGCGCGAGCACCTGCGCGCGCTGGAGCTGCGGCGCTCCTACGAAGCGACCGTCCGCGCGCTCGCCGACGCGGTCGAGGCGCGTGACGCGTACACCGGCAAGCATGCCGAGCGCGTCGCGGCGTACGGGCTCGCGCTCGCCCGCGCCTGCGGGATGCGCGTCGACGAGCCGCACATCGAGTTCGGCTTCCTGCTGCACGACATCGGCAAGGTCGCGATCTCCGACTCGATCCTGCACAAGCCCGGGATGCTGACCGTGCCCGAGCGCGACGCGATGCGCCAGCACCCCGTGATCGGCGACGAGATCGTCAGCGGGATCGACTTCCTCAGCGAGGCCCGCCACGTCGTGCGCTCCCACCACGAGCGCTGGGACGGCACCGGCTACCCGGACCGGCTCGCGCGCGACGAGATCCCGCTCGCAGCCCGCGTCTTCGCCGTCGCCGACACGTTCGACGCGCTCACGAGCGACCGGCCCTACCGCGCCGCCGCGTCGTTCGCCTCGGCGCGCGCGGTGATCGCCGACGCCGCCGGCACGCAGTTCGACCCGGACGTCGCGGCGGCGTTCGCCGCGCTCGACGACGAGGCGCTCGACCAGATCCGCATCACGCTCGCCTGA
- the secG gene encoding preprotein translocase subunit SecG gives MYTLLAVLQVFIAVVLVLLILMHSGRDTGLSGAFGVGTGSGPFGGGSLVERNLNRWTIGFAIVFALNTVLMLRLG, from the coding sequence ATGTACACGCTTCTCGCCGTCCTCCAGGTCTTCATCGCCGTCGTGCTGGTGCTGCTGATCCTCATGCACTCCGGAAGAGACACGGGTCTCTCCGGCGCCTTCGGCGTCGGCACGGGCTCGGGCCCGTTCGGCGGCGGATCGCTGGTCGAGCGCAACCTGAATCGCTGGACCATAGGGTTCGCGATCGTCTTCGCGCTCAACACCGTGCTCATGCTCCGCTTGGGCTGA